One part of the Tenacibaculum sp. 190130A14a genome encodes these proteins:
- a CDS encoding DUF4252 domain-containing protein, whose product MKRFITAIFCLFLLNVSAQETKFKSFYKANKDKTAFSINVSSSFAGKFFDDEDDTEIKNLIKKSSDFKLMIFDNEDDDVARDFKKFSRRNNLKTLVRAKDKGGKAEILFLEKNDFIREIIIKASGDGDKFVLLGITTKLTKDELASLISSKNGELAFN is encoded by the coding sequence ATGAAACGATTTATAACAGCTATTTTTTGCTTATTCCTTTTAAACGTTAGCGCACAAGAAACTAAATTCAAAAGCTTTTACAAAGCTAACAAAGACAAAACCGCTTTTTCTATTAACGTATCAAGTTCTTTTGCAGGAAAATTCTTTGATGATGAAGATGATACTGAAATTAAAAACTTGATTAAGAAATCGAGCGATTTCAAATTAATGATTTTTGACAACGAAGATGATGACGTTGCCAGAGATTTTAAAAAATTCTCAAGAAGAAACAATTTAAAAACTTTAGTTAGAGCTAAAGACAAAGGAGGAAAAGCTGAAATCTTATTCCTTGAAAAAAATGATTTCATTAGAGAAATCATCATTAAAGCTAGTGGTGATGGAGATAAGTTTGTGTTATTAGGAATTACAACCAAACTAACCAAAGATGAACTTGCATCACTAATTTCATCTAAAAATGGAGAATTAGCTTTTAACTAA